A region from the Andrena cerasifolii isolate SP2316 chromosome 9, iyAndCera1_principal, whole genome shotgun sequence genome encodes:
- the LOC143373293 gene encoding cx9C motif-containing protein 4, producing the protein MTSSDPCKKFACKLQQCLNDNVYQPSRCESVLEEIRQCCIVHRAVSTVCEGIDISKPYEHNTVDYRTAQK; encoded by the exons ATGACATCCAGCGATCCGTGTAAAAAGTTTGCATGCAAACTTCAACAGTGTCTAAATG ATAACGTCTACCAGCCGTCACGCTGCGAGTCTGTTTTAGAGGAAATAAGACAGTGCTGCATCGTGCACAGGGCAGTATCAACGGTTTGCGAGGGTATAGATATTTCGAAACCATACGAGCACAACACAGTGGATTAT AGAACAGCTCAAAAGTAA
- the Eaat-2 gene encoding excitatory amino acid transporter 2 — translation MSLGQRISGAVAVLRGASEVKGTRSSCSDEIEKIASEDERNARPKITPLDRLQTVVDWIGENMLLVFTIAGVLVGLLLGFLGRLASPSPQSITLVSFPGELLMRLLKMFILPLIVSSLIAGMAQLDARSSGRMGFRALMYYSVTTILAAIVGIVMVLMIHPGDPRIKSTITAPRSEDTKVSTLDAILDIIRNMVPDNLVQACFQQAQTTYVQKKVVIIGSTNQSDYVLEPTLMYRDGTNVMGMIMFCITFGLVAGQIGPRGRLMVDFFVVLNDIIMKLVSSIVLWYSPFGIMCLIAGKIMSINNLAATAQMLGLYMVTVIVGLLIHAVITLPAIFWFLTRQNPAVFFRGMMQAWVTALGTASSAATLPVTFRCLEENNKIDPRVTRFVVAVGATVNMDGTALYEAVAAIFIAQMNGISLGLGEVITVSLTATLASIGAASIPSAALITMLIVLTALGLPTSDVSLLFAVDWMLDRIRTSINVLGDGYGAGIVYHLSKDELDKMDQERKLEGLETGTPLEDIPGSCRCKCASAPKQTSETKI, via the exons ATGTCGTTAGGGCAACGCATATCTGGGGCTGTTGCAGTCCTCCGGGGCGCTTCGGAGGTCAAGGGAACTCGCTC GTCATGTTCCGACGAGATCGAAAAGATCGCATCCGAGGACGAGAGGAACGCGCGCCCCAAGATAACACCGCTCGACAGATTGCAAACA GTGGTGGACTGGATCGGGGAAAACATGCTTCTGGTCTTCACGATCGCTGGGGTCTTGGTGGGCCTCCTACTCGGGTTTCTTGGTCGATTAGCCAGTCCCTCGCCGCAGTCGATTACTCTTGTCAGCTTCCCGGGAGAACTTCTGATGCGACTGCTGAAGATGTTCATATTACCGCTAATTGTGTCTTCACTTATCGCCG GAATGGCACAGCTGGATGCCAGGAGCTCGGGAAGAATGGGATTCAGAGCGTTGATGTATTACTCGGTAACGACCATTCTCGCCGCCATAGTGGGCATCGTGATGGTGTTAATGATTCATCCGGGCGATCCTAGGATTAAATCCACTATAACCGCGCCCAGGTCGGAAGACACGAAGGTTTCCACGCTGGATGCTATTCTCGACATAATTAG AAACATGGTGCCGGATAACTTGGTGCAGGCGTGCTTCCAGCAGGCACAGACCACTTACGTGCAGAAGAAAGTGGTGATCATAGGGAGCACGAATCAAAGCGATTACGTCCTAGAGCCAACGTTAATGTATAGAGACGGGACGAACGTGATGGGCATGATAATGTTCTGTATCACGTTCGGCCTGGTCGCTGGACAGATTGGTCCTCGAGGAAGATTGATGGTCGACTTCTTCGTGGTGCTGAACGACATTATCATGAAACTCGTCAGTAGCATTGTGCTGTG GTACTCCCCGTTCGGAATCATGTGCTTGATAGCGGGTAAAATAATGTCGATCAACAATCTGGCGGCGACCGCGCAGATGTTGGGTCTGTACATGGTCACGGTGATCGTGGGTCTACTCATTCACGCCGTAATCACTTTGCCAGCGATATTCTGGTTCTTAACGCGGCAGAACCCCGCCGTGTTCTTCAGGGGTATGATGCAAGCCTGGGTTACAGCTTTGGGTACAGCGTCCAG CGCTGCAACTTTGCCTGTAACCTTCCGTTGCCTcgaagaaaataacaaaatcgaCCCCAGGGTGACTCGATTCGTGGTGGCGGTAGGAGCCACGGTAAACATGGACGGGACAGCTCTTTACGAAGCAGTCGCGGCAATTTTCATCGCTCAAATGAATGGAATCTCGTTGGGACTGGGTGAAGTCATAACGGTCAG TCTCACAGCTACCCTTGCGAGCATAGGGGCTGCAAGCATTCCCAGCGCTGCTCTGATTACGATGCTGATTGTACTCACAGCTTTGGGTTTACCTACGAGTGATGTTTCCTTGCTCTTCGCCGTAGATTGGATGTT GGACCGGATCAGGACGTCGATAAACGTTCTGGGCGACGGCTACGGAGCTGGAATAGTTTATCACTTGAGCAAGGACGAGCTGGATAAAATGGATCAGGAACGAAAATTAGAGGGCCTCGAAACGGGGACACCACTCGAGGACATCCCGGGGAGCTGCCGATGCAAGTGTGCATCTGCTCCCAAGCAAACTTCTGAAACAAAGATCTGA
- the Nt5a gene encoding 5' nucleotidase A isoform X1: MKNVLVISDMTRIRNLLHIPLKSCLKNILNYKASDKSGFIAYCFSHSVNFKYYSTTASVAPSTQANMNTFKFLDYDCIGFDLDNTLLRYKVTNLVHLVYELLANYLVTEKGYNAKYLSRPLEDKDLDFMQKGLFLDFEKGNILRITADGIIQRASHGTNLLSIEKIKEIYPEQRWEVTDAFCNNMLSTWNGPLSLRMRSLLDYFDISSSLIFARLIDTLDEEQEEGPLNEYNVWPDMLDGLIEMYNKDHFKLDRGHFFPSLKRDPAKYIHKCSGKTISWLQELKKHRVTFLISGSNVDFVDLAATHALGEDWKSLFDIIICFAKKPGFFTNEHPFLRVTNNEVGDIVEVKDLKRAEIYSQGNWKGLVEFLGYISEKSKPRCIYVGDNLLQDIYVPDACAQCDTVAVTEEQMSEGMINQGLSHPDEKILNSTFWGSYFCLKDSKIHTDSLWGYIIKKYAKLCIPEIDLVTQHPLEKSYVCFTKDGKKYDGYYPAVPLSIATF, from the coding sequence ATGAAAAATGTGTTGGTGATCTCAGATATGACAAGAATTCGGAATTTACTGCATATACCACTGAAGTCTTGCCTGAAGAATATTCTAAACTATAAAGCCAGTGATAAATCAGGATTTATTGCATACTGTTTTTCGCACtctgtaaattttaaatattactcTACAACGGCGTCAGTTGCTCCGTCGACCCAAGCCAACATGAATACATTTAAGTTTCTCGATTATGATTGTATCGGCTTTGATTTAGACAATACTCTTTTACGTTATAAAGTAACGAACCTGGTGCACTTGGTGTACGAATTATTAGCTAATTATTTGGTAACGGAAAAGGGGTACAACGCAAAATATTTATCCAGGCCTTTGGAAGATAAGGACTTAGATTTCATGCAAAAAGGATTGTTCCTAGACTTCGAGAAGGGAAATATACTTAGAATAACTGCTGATGGTATAATTCAAAGAGCATCCCATGGAACTAATTTATTGAGTATAGAAAAGATTAAAGAAATATATCCCGAACAGAGATGGGAGGTTACAGATGCCTTCTGTAATAACATGTTGTCGACGTGGAATGGTCCCTTGTCATTGAGAATGAGAAGTTTATTAGATTACTTTGACATTTCGTCGTCTCTTATTTTTGCAAGATTAATCGACACTCTTGACGAAGAACAAGAGGAAGGACCTTTAAACGAATATAATGTTTGGCCTGATATGTTAGATGGActaattgaaatgtacaatAAAGATCATTTCAAGCTAGATAGAGGACACTTCTTTCCTAGTCTAAAACGGGATCCTgctaagtacatacataaatgtAGTGGAAAAACGATATCTTGGCTTCAAGAACTAAAGAAACATCGCGTTACTTTTCTTATTAGCGGTTCTAACGTTGACTTTGTTGATCTTGCTGCCACTCATGCCCTTGGAGAAGACTGGAAATCCCTCTttgatattattatttgttttgccAAAAAGCCTGGCTTTTTCACCAATGAGCATCCATTtcttcgagtaacgaataacgAAGTGGGCGATATAGTAGAAGTAAAAGACTTAAAGCGTGCTGAGATATATAGCCAAGGTAATTGGAAAGGGCTGGTTGAATTCCTTGGATATATATCTGAGAAGAGTAAGCCTCGTTGTATATATGTCGGTGATAATCTTCTGCAAGATATTTATGTACCAGACGCATGTGCGCAATGCGATACAGTAGCTGTAACCGAGGAACAAATGTCGGAAGGAATGATTAATCAAGGATTATCGCATCCtgatgaaaaaatattgaattcaacATTTTGGGGCTCTTATTTCTGCTTGAAAGATTCTAAGATTCATACAGACTCATTATGGGGttatattataaagaaatatgcaAAGCTTTGTATACCAGAGATAGACTTAGTAACACAGCATCCGTTAGAGAAAAGTTACGTGTGTTTTACTAAAGATGGAAAGAAGTATGATGGATATTATCCAGCTGTACCGCTTAGTATAGCAACGTTTTAA
- the LOC143373282 gene encoding GPI alpha-1,4-mannosyltransferase I, catalytic subunit-like: MDKLSFKTHCSLAFLLRVTLAVYSNFHDKTFNVPYTDVDYKVFTDAARHMVKGDSPFERDTYRYTPLLALLLTPNIFVHENFGKILFSFVDVLVAILIRRILTRQNCSDKLKLICALIWLYNPFTVIISTRGNADSVAVLLVMLTLDVFQQDKFVLSGLLHALSIHFRLYPIAFSVPMYFSLNEKNHLLPNKNQLKLVLTCVFSIAFLTIANYYFYGYKYLYESLIYHVIRKDTKHNFSVYFYMLYLTANQPPSIIEKIFTFLPQLTLLLMLSYKFSQKSELPFAMFTQAMVMVTYNPVLTSQYFFWYLSLLPLCLPRFRLSIARSLCLCSAWIFSQGLWLLAAYLLEFRGLNTFTYIWLASLLFFAVNVKILNDIIVHYEY, from the coding sequence ATGGATAAGTTATCATTTAAGACGCACTGTTCATTAGCTTTCCTACTTAGGGTAACTTTAGCGGTTTACTCCAATTTCCATGATAAGACTTTTAATGTTCCATACACTGATGTGGATTATAAAGTGTTTACGGACGCTGCAAGACACATGGTAAAGGGAGACTCTCCATTTGAGCGCGATACATACCGCTATACGCCATTATTAGCTTTGCTTTTAACACCAAATATCTTTGTTCATGAGAATTTTGGGAAAATCCTGTTCTCTTTCGTGGATGTTCTAGTAGCAATTTTGATAAGAAGAATCCTAACGAGGCAAAATTGCAGCGACAAGTTGAAACTTATCTGTGCTCTGATTTGGTTGTATAATCCATTCACTGTTATAATATCCACTAGAGGAAATGCAGATTCAGTGGCAGTTCTGTTAGTCATGTTAACTTTGGATGTATTTCAGCAAGATAAATTCGTTCTTTCAGGTTTATTGCACGCACTATCGATTCATTTCAGACTGTATCCTATTGCGTTTAGCGTACCTATGTATTTCTCTCTGAATGAGAAGAATCACCTGCTGCCGAACAAGAATCAATTGAAATTGGTACTTACTTGTGTATTTTCGATAGCTTTTTTAACTATTgcaaattattatttctatggGTACAAATACCTTTACGAAAGTCTAATTTATCACGTGATACGCAAAGACACCAAGCATAACTTCTCCGTTTACTTTTACATGCTATATTTGACTGCCAATCAGCCACCGAGCATAATTGAGAAGATCTTCACGTTTTTACCGCAGCTGACGCTGCTGCTGATGCTGTCGTATAAATTCTCACAGAAATCCGAGCTGCCATTTGCGATGTTTACACAAGCTATGGTAATGGTGACATACAATCCGGTATTAACGTCCCAATACTTCTTCTGGTATTTATCTCTTTTACCACTGTGTCTCCCACGTTTCCGATTAAGCATTGCTAGATCGTTATGTTTATGTTCTGCATGGATCTTCAGTCAGGGTCTTTGGTTACTGGCCGCTTATCTGTTAGAATTTCGAGGATTAAATACGTTCACGTACATATGGCTCGCCAGTTTATTATTCTTTGCCGTTAACGTTAAAATTTTGAACGACATCATTGTTCATTATGAATACTAG
- the Emc6 gene encoding ER membrane protein complex subunit 6 → MLGKIKTKQEKGEIIAYSEAAVVNNAAVVEYCRISMAALSGGTAGLLGLTGLYGFGFYIFAVFGLWAMLLLKAGGQWKKYFISRRNLLTSGFFGGLFTYVLFWTFLYGMVHVY, encoded by the exons ATGTTGGGAAAGATTAAAACGAAGCAGGAAAAAGGAG AAATAATTGCGTATAGCGAGGCGGCTGTCGTAAACAATGCTGCTGTCGTggaatattgtaggatatctATGGCAGCTTTGTCGGGTGGCACAGCTGGTTTGTTAGGGTTGACAGGTTTATACGGATTTGGTTTCTACATCTTTGCAGTATTCGGATTATGG GCAATGTTGTTGTTAAAAGCTGGGGGTCAGTGGAAAAAGTATTTTATAAGCAGGCGAAATCTTTTGACAAGTGGATTTTTCGGAGGACTTTTT ACATATGTGCTATTTTGGAC ATTTTTATATGGTATGGTGCATGTCTACTGA
- the Acat2 gene encoding acetyl-CoA acetyltransferase 2, which translates to MSNSDVVIVSAVRTPIGSLCGSLASTKASDLSSIVIKESLARARVQPSDVSEVILGQVLTAAQGQNPARQAAIKAGIPSAVPAHLVNMLCGSGLKAIMNGYISIKAGENQIVVAGGQESMSQAPHALHLRTGAKLGDRNFTDTLVFDGLTDAFHGIHMGITAENISKDFNVSRKEQDEFAAKSQQKVQAAMVAGHFNKEIIPITVPSRKEPIVVDKDEFPTFGTTFEGLQKLRPIFLKTDGTVTAGNSSGINDGAAATVLMSAETATNRGLIPLAKIVAIAQVGVEPRIMGIGPVPAIELVLRKAKWTKEEVDLFELNEAFAVQSVACVKTLGLDAAKVNINGGAIALGHPIGASGARILVTLLHSLERTGGKKGIAALCVGGGMGVAIAVQRK; encoded by the exons GCTCATTGTGTGGGTCTTTGGCATCTACAAAAGCATCGGATTTAAGTAGTATAGTTATTAAAGAGAGCCTTGCAAGGGCTCGCGTACAACCCAGTGATGTTTCTGAAGTGATATTGGGCCAG GTTTTGACTGCAGCTCAAGGGCAAAATCCTGCAAGACAAGCAGCCATAAAAGCTGGCATACCTTCGGCTGTACCTGCGCATTTAGTCAATATGTTATGTGGCTCTGGCTTAAA GGCAATTATGAATGGTTATATATCCATAAAGGCTGGGGAGAACCAAATTGTTGTAGCTGGTGGCCAGGAAAGTATGAGCCAGGCACCGCATGCTTTACACCTCAGGACTGGTGCGAAATTGGGGGACCGTAATTTCACGGACACTTTGGTATTCGACGGGTTAACAGACGCATTCCATGGGATTCATATGGGAATAACAG CTGAAAATATCTCTAAAGACTTTAATGTAAGTAGAAAAGAGCAAGATGAGTTTGCTGCCAAATCTCAGCAGAAAGTACAGGCTGCAATGGTTGCGGGACactttaataaagaaataattccTATAACGGTGCCTAGTAGGAAGGAACCTATTGTTGTGGATAAAGATGAGTTTCCTACGTTCGGAACGACTTTTGAAGGCCTTCAGAAATTAagacctatttttttaaaa ACCGATGGCACAGTTACCGCTGGCAATTCATCTGGAATAAATGATGGAGCAGCAGCAACAGTTCTCATGTCAGCAGAAACAGCTACAAATAGGGGCTTAATTCCATTAGCTAAAATTGTTGCCATAGCTCAGGTTGGAGTGGAACCCAGAATTATGGGTATAGGTCCTGTCCCGGCGATCGAGTTAGTG TTGCGAAAAGCAAAATGGACCAAAGAAGAAGTGGATTTATTTGAGTTGAATGAAGCTTTTGCGGTACAATCAGTAGCGTGTGTCAAGACTCTTGGTTTAGATGCAGCTAAAGTTAATATAAATGGTGGAGCTATTGCTTTGGGCCATCCTATTGGCGCATCTG GCGCAAGAATTCTAGTAACTCTACTACATTCCTTGGAAAGGACTGGTGGAAAGAAGGGCATCGCGGCCCTATGCGTTGGTGGTGGAATGGGGGTGGCAATCGCCGTTCAAAGAAAATAA
- the Nt5a gene encoding 5' nucleotidase A isoform X2 has translation MTLDSKQERYKFFNSLAILLKAVENEQTTVDLRNEGSVYGTVEHADAYMNIVMRDCVFTDPRGDSYSYDMFFVQARNIRFVHIPPKIRIIPAIKEQLQHLQGHRKVFKHTKRTFKTKRAEQRQREGVAAVEKILEQRQRTEDPNKN, from the exons ATGACTCTTGATTCGAAACAAGAAAGATACAAATTCTTCAACAGTCTCGCAATTTTATTGAAAGCTGTCGAGAATGAGCAAACAACCGTGGACCTTCGAAATGAGGGGTCAGTTTATGGGACCGTGGAGCACGCAGACGC TTACATGAATATTGTGATGAGGGATTGCGTTTTCACCGATCCCAGGGGGGATTCGTACAGTTACGACATGTTCTTCGTCCAGGCGAGGAATATCCGCTTCGTTCACATACCGCCTAAA ATACGCATTATACCAGCTATCAAGGAGCAGTTGCAGCATTTACAAGGCCACAGAAAAGTGTTCAAACATACTAAACGTACGTTTAAAACAAAGCGCGCTGAACAAAGGCAACGCGAAGGAGTCGCGGCTGTCGAGAAAATATTGGAACAACGACAAAGAACCGAAGATCCTaacaaaaactga